Proteins encoded together in one Desulfovibrio sp. UCD-KL4C window:
- the ffh gene encoding signal recognition particle protein, whose product MFDSLSDRLSEAFKNFKGQGRLDEKNIQAGMREVRLALLEADVNFKVVKEFVEKVKERALGQEVQKNLSVGQQVIKIVNEELTLLLGGEQEGLALNSKPAKIMMVGLQGAGKTTSAAKIALYLRRKKYKPYLVPADVYRPAAIEQLTVLAKQLDMPVYPSTTEMNPVDICRDAIAKAEEAGCDVILLDTAGRLHIDELLMEELAGIKEACSPDEILFVADAMTGQDAVNVAATFDEKLDVTGVVLTKMDGDARGGAALSIKSVTGKCVKFVGVGEKLSELELFYPDRAASRILGMGDVLSLIEKAQSVMEEGEAEKLTEKFRKAKFDLEDFRTQMRRMKKIGSMGSIMKLIPGLGGLSKQLGDIDMPDKELNRIEAIISSMTMEERKTPKLINPSRRKRIAKGSGVELADVNSMLKNFDQMSKMMKKMMGGKGGKGKMPQMPNMPGMPGLGGGGMPGLPGMEGMQGMEGVGQPSKEKSKKTMLARKKKKLQKKNRKKQKK is encoded by the coding sequence TTGTTCGATAGCCTATCAGATAGACTTTCCGAAGCCTTCAAAAATTTCAAGGGGCAGGGCCGACTGGATGAAAAAAACATTCAGGCTGGTATGCGTGAGGTTAGGCTCGCTCTTTTAGAAGCGGACGTTAACTTCAAGGTCGTTAAAGAATTTGTAGAGAAAGTTAAAGAACGAGCCTTAGGGCAGGAAGTTCAAAAAAATCTTTCCGTCGGACAGCAGGTCATTAAGATCGTCAATGAAGAATTGACACTGTTGCTTGGTGGAGAACAGGAAGGACTGGCTCTTAATAGTAAACCTGCCAAAATTATGATGGTCGGTTTGCAGGGCGCTGGTAAAACAACTTCAGCTGCAAAGATAGCCTTGTATCTTAGACGCAAGAAGTATAAGCCCTACCTCGTTCCTGCCGATGTTTATCGTCCTGCTGCTATTGAACAGCTTACTGTGCTGGCTAAGCAGCTGGATATGCCTGTTTATCCTTCCACAACAGAGATGAACCCTGTGGATATCTGCCGCGATGCAATAGCCAAAGCGGAAGAAGCTGGTTGCGACGTAATACTCCTCGATACAGCTGGACGACTGCATATCGATGAGCTGCTCATGGAAGAGCTTGCAGGCATTAAAGAAGCTTGTTCTCCTGACGAAATACTTTTCGTAGCAGATGCAATGACAGGTCAGGACGCTGTCAATGTTGCTGCAACGTTTGATGAGAAACTTGATGTCACCGGCGTGGTGCTGACTAAGATGGATGGTGACGCCCGAGGCGGTGCCGCTCTTTCAATCAAGTCCGTTACTGGTAAGTGCGTTAAGTTTGTCGGTGTTGGTGAAAAGCTTTCTGAGCTGGAACTCTTCTACCCAGATAGGGCTGCCTCTAGAATTCTCGGAATGGGGGATGTCCTTTCCCTGATTGAGAAAGCTCAGTCCGTTATGGAAGAAGGGGAAGCTGAAAAGCTTACTGAAAAATTCCGCAAGGCAAAATTTGACCTTGAGGATTTTCGCACCCAGATGCGCAGAATGAAAAAGATCGGTTCTATGGGTAGCATTATGAAGCTCATTCCGGGTCTTGGCGGATTGTCCAAGCAACTCGGTGATATTGATATGCCGGACAAAGAACTGAACAGGATAGAGGCTATCATCTCCTCCATGACAATGGAGGAACGCAAGACGCCAAAGCTTATCAATCCCAGCCGAAGGAAAAGAATTGCCAAAGGTTCTGGGGTTGAACTTGCGGATGTTAACTCAATGCTCAAAAATTTTGATCAGATGAGTAAGATGATGAAAAAAATGATGGGCGGAAAAGGCGGAAAGGGCAAAATGCCTCAGATGCCGAATATGCCCGGAATGCCCGGTTTAGGTGGCGGCGGAATGCCGGGACTCCCCGGTATGGAAGGAATGCAAGGCATGGAAGGCGTCGGTCAGCCTTCCAAAGAAAAAAGCAAGAAAACCATGCTCGCCCGTAAAAAGAAAAAATTACAGAAGAAAAATCGCAAGAAGCAGAAAAAATAA
- the rpsP gene encoding 30S ribosomal protein S16 → MALKLRLTRMGSKKRPFYRLVAINSETRRDGRPLEFLGHYNPMVEPVELKIDMEKVQKWIDRGACPSDTVKALLKKNS, encoded by the coding sequence ATGGCTTTAAAACTCAGATTGACCCGCATGGGCTCCAAAAAACGCCCTTTTTACCGTCTTGTAGCTATCAACAGTGAAACCAGACGTGATGGTCGTCCTTTGGAATTTCTTGGACATTACAACCCAATGGTTGAACCTGTTGAACTTAAAATTGACATGGAAAAAGTTCAGAAGTGGATCGATAGAGGCGCATGCCCTAGTGATACAGTTAAGGCACTTCTTAAGAAAAATTCTTAA
- a CDS encoding KH domain-containing protein — translation MLKDLVEFIAKSLVDNPDDVVVTEIEGEQTSVIELKVAKEDLGKVIGKQGRTARAMRTLLGAASTKVRKRSVLEILE, via the coding sequence ATGTTGAAGGATTTAGTAGAATTTATTGCGAAATCTCTTGTTGACAATCCGGATGATGTAGTCGTCACCGAGATTGAAGGAGAGCAGACATCTGTAATCGAACTGAAGGTCGCAAAAGAGGACCTCGGTAAAGTTATAGGCAAGCAAGGTCGCACTGCACGAGCAATGAGAACTTTGCTTGGAGCTGCCTCAACCAAGGTGAGAAAACGTTCTGTTCTGGAAATTTTGGAATAG
- the rimM gene encoding ribosome maturation factor RimM (Essential for efficient processing of 16S rRNA) has translation MLLVAEVVKPHGLRGEVCIDSHADSPFLYDEVACLYLRREGQKPRRFGVQSFRMHSGRALVTFKGINDRDKAETLRGMDVLVNKADLPRLRDDEVYMYQLKGAAVELKDGTAVGTISDFLFAPGQETWVISSPDGKEILFPAVAEFVLSVDVEAGKVVIDPPEGLFDIYLTAPAK, from the coding sequence ATGCTATTAGTAGCCGAGGTGGTCAAACCACATGGCCTGAGGGGGGAAGTTTGCATTGATTCCCATGCGGACTCCCCTTTTCTCTACGATGAGGTTGCTTGTCTTTATCTGAGAAGAGAAGGACAGAAGCCCCGTCGTTTTGGCGTGCAATCCTTTCGGATGCACAGCGGGCGGGCTTTAGTGACTTTCAAAGGCATAAATGACCGTGATAAGGCAGAAACGCTACGCGGCATGGACGTCTTGGTAAATAAGGCAGATCTTCCTAGGCTTAGGGATGATGAAGTCTATATGTACCAGTTGAAGGGTGCTGCCGTCGAACTTAAAGACGGAACAGCTGTGGGAACCATTTCGGATTTTCTTTTTGCGCCGGGTCAGGAGACTTGGGTGATCTCATCTCCAGATGGAAAAGAAATTCTTTTTCCTGCTGTAGCTGAGTTTGTATTGTCTGTGGATGTAGAGGCAGGAAAGGTTGTAATTGATCCGCCTGAAGGGCTTTTCGATATATATCTGACTGCACCTGCGAAATAA
- the trmD gene encoding tRNA (guanosine(37)-N1)-methyltransferase TrmD, translating into MNFNLITLFPEFFDSPLSNGLMSKAVEKDIVSFNTVNPRDFAVDNHKSVDDRPYGGGPGMVMFIEPIARSLESVGIKPVRQGGCGKGKRLLMLSPKGRPLTQKLATELAGEDELTLVCGRYEGIDARFEEIFPVETVSVGDFVLNGGEAGALCLIEAVARLLPDFMGHSESGTEESFSSGLLEYPHYTRPAEYEGLRVPEILSSGNHALIEEWRNKRSLDETLNSRPELLSEADGLKKEDVYHLRAIPRKRLGKHLSMALVHYPVLNKFGEKAAVSLTNLDIHDMSRVSRSYSLAGMYAVTPIEDQKKLADRIISHWTSGPGSRTNPDRAAALAKVSVMDSLIDVVEHIESGTGKKPILVTTSARGAGNVTPSQVREMLYDNPVLLVFGTGHGLAPEILEMATGCLRPLRFMDGYNHLSVRSAVAITVDRLLGDAW; encoded by the coding sequence GTGAATTTCAATTTGATTACGCTTTTTCCGGAATTTTTCGATTCCCCTCTTTCAAACGGCCTTATGAGTAAGGCTGTTGAAAAAGATATCGTTTCATTCAATACTGTCAATCCTCGTGATTTCGCTGTCGATAATCATAAGAGCGTGGATGATCGTCCTTACGGGGGCGGACCGGGTATGGTCATGTTTATTGAGCCTATAGCTCGCAGTCTTGAATCTGTGGGTATTAAACCTGTTCGTCAGGGAGGCTGTGGCAAGGGTAAAAGGTTGCTGATGCTGTCACCGAAAGGTCGTCCGCTCACTCAGAAACTTGCTACTGAACTTGCCGGGGAAGATGAACTGACACTTGTCTGTGGTCGGTATGAAGGAATTGACGCTCGCTTTGAAGAGATATTTCCCGTTGAGACTGTCTCTGTCGGAGATTTTGTTCTTAACGGAGGTGAAGCCGGAGCTTTGTGCCTTATTGAAGCCGTAGCCAGATTGCTGCCGGATTTCATGGGACATTCTGAATCAGGTACTGAGGAAAGTTTTTCTTCGGGACTTTTGGAGTATCCGCACTATACCCGTCCTGCAGAATATGAAGGACTGAGAGTGCCGGAAATTCTTTCTTCCGGGAATCATGCTCTGATCGAAGAATGGAGGAATAAAAGGTCTCTTGATGAGACTTTGAATTCCAGACCGGAATTGCTTTCTGAAGCTGACGGCTTAAAAAAAGAAGATGTTTATCATTTGCGGGCAATCCCCCGTAAACGTTTAGGAAAACATCTTTCAATGGCCTTAGTACACTATCCGGTGCTAAATAAATTTGGTGAAAAAGCCGCTGTTTCTTTGACAAACCTTGATATTCACGATATGTCCCGCGTTTCCCGCTCTTACTCATTGGCAGGGATGTATGCAGTGACTCCTATCGAGGACCAAAAGAAATTGGCTGACCGAATAATTTCTCATTGGACTTCGGGACCGGGTAGCAGGACGAACCCGGACAGAGCTGCCGCTCTGGCAAAGGTCAGTGTGATGGACTCCCTGATCGATGTGGTGGAGCATATTGAGTCGGGAACGGGTAAGAAACCGATACTGGTGACAACCAGTGCTCGGGGCGCGGGTAATGTGACTCCTAGTCAGGTCCGTGAAATGCTTTATGACAATCCGGTGCTTCTGGTCTTCGGAACAGGACATGGATTGGCTCCCGAAATTCTTGAAATGGCAACGGGATGTCTTAGACCTCTCCGTTTCATGGATGGATATAATCACTTATCAGTAAGAAGTGCGGTGGCAATTACGGTTGACAGGCTTTTGGGAGACGCTTGGTAG
- the rplS gene encoding 50S ribosomal protein L19: protein MNVIKKIEREHMRLDMPAFKAGDTVKVHLRIIEGEKERIQVFQGVVLRYRNGSTDSTFTVRKISDGIGVERVFAVHSPYIERVEVVTEGKVRRSRIYYLRDLKGKAARIKSKNAW, encoded by the coding sequence ATGAACGTAATTAAAAAGATCGAACGCGAACACATGCGTCTTGATATGCCTGCATTTAAAGCAGGTGACACTGTAAAAGTACATCTTCGCATTATCGAAGGTGAAAAAGAACGTATCCAGGTTTTTCAGGGTGTTGTTCTTCGTTACCGTAACGGTTCAACTGATTCAACTTTCACAGTACGTAAGATCTCCGACGGTATCGGTGTAGAGCGCGTATTTGCAGTACATTCTCCCTACATTGAACGTGTAGAAGTTGTTACTGAAGGTAAAGTTCGTCGTAGCCGCATTTACTATCTTCGTGACCTTAAAGGTAAAGCAGCACGTATCAAATCAAAGAACGCTTGGTAG
- a CDS encoding ribonuclease HII, with the protein MSYELSNGTLPGMGGEDGLVAGIDEAGRGCLAGPVVAGAVILPVEYDLPGLTDSKKLTESARDILALQIRQQALCWSLGVSRAQVVDRINILQATFRAMARASIHLKVQPTVLLIDGNKTIPLSHFNGLSGFQQESIIKGDEKIPAISAASILAKTFRDSLMVKLEKRYPGYGFAVHKGYGTKFHMDAVREKGPCMIHRLTFKGVRPEKKKSGQERMCLPGI; encoded by the coding sequence ATGTCATACGAGTTGTCGAACGGTACATTGCCGGGAATGGGCGGAGAAGATGGACTCGTCGCAGGTATTGATGAAGCCGGCAGAGGGTGTCTGGCCGGTCCTGTCGTTGCCGGGGCTGTTATTTTGCCTGTTGAATATGACTTGCCAGGGCTTACTGATTCTAAAAAACTAACTGAGTCCGCGCGGGATATTTTAGCGCTGCAAATTCGCCAGCAGGCTCTTTGCTGGTCGCTTGGAGTTAGCAGAGCGCAAGTGGTAGACCGCATAAATATTCTTCAGGCAACGTTTAGAGCTATGGCTAGAGCATCAATTCATCTTAAAGTGCAGCCTACTGTTTTGCTAATTGATGGAAATAAGACTATTCCGTTAAGTCACTTTAACGGTCTTTCAGGGTTTCAGCAGGAATCGATAATTAAAGGTGATGAGAAAATACCAGCTATTTCGGCGGCCTCAATCCTTGCAAAAACTTTTAGAGACTCCTTGATGGTTAAACTGGAAAAGAGATACCCGGGATACGGCTTTGCTGTGCATAAAGGGTATGGAACGAAATTTCATATGGATGCAGTCCGGGAAAAAGGTCCCTGCATGATCCATCGACTCACTTTTAAAGGCGTTCGTCCTGAAAAGAAAAAATCAGGGCAGGAGAGAATGTGTCTCCCAGGCATTTAG
- a CDS encoding YraN family protein has translation MSPRHLDFGEAGENFAACYLECRGFTVRHRNWRWRQWELDIICEDLPDSDGERDLVFVEVKTRTGNSVQKGLQAVTPAKCRKLVKAASHYLSAMDLWHRPCRFDLVIVNDAGNGMNAEHIKNAFEISDFMGSGNTAWQPW, from the coding sequence GTGTCTCCCAGGCATTTAGATTTCGGCGAGGCCGGAGAAAATTTTGCTGCCTGTTATCTTGAGTGCAGAGGGTTCACCGTTCGTCACCGGAATTGGCGGTGGCGACAATGGGAGCTTGATATTATCTGTGAAGACCTACCCGATTCTGACGGTGAGCGCGATCTTGTTTTTGTGGAAGTGAAGACCAGAACCGGAAATTCCGTGCAAAAAGGTTTGCAGGCGGTGACTCCTGCAAAGTGCCGTAAGTTAGTTAAAGCTGCTTCACATTATTTGTCGGCAATGGACCTGTGGCATAGACCGTGCCGTTTTGATCTTGTTATTGTAAATGATGCCGGAAACGGCATGAATGCGGAGCACATAAAAAATGCCTTCGAAATCTCCGACTTTATGGGTAGTGGCAACACCGCTTGGCAACCTTGGTGA
- the rsmI gene encoding 16S rRNA (cytidine(1402)-2'-O)-methyltransferase, which translates to MPSKSPTLWVVATPLGNLGDISDRAKKVLATADVILAEDTRRTGKLLTGLDIKGNGFISLHDHNEEKRIAKVLEFFDEGGSAALVSDAGTPLMSDPGYRLVKACREHGVKIVPVPGPCAPVTALSACGLPPYPFVFLGFMPRKDGHMTKLLETHGATGATIVFFERKSRLRETLEVAYRVLGDREFAICRELTKDYEEFISGTLSGHADVSDELRGEITVVVGPPIISGPASEEEIFRLIDEEMLSGEKPKVVARNVADRVQGWTAKAVYEKVTERKTNS; encoded by the coding sequence ATGCCTTCGAAATCTCCGACTTTATGGGTAGTGGCAACACCGCTTGGCAACCTTGGTGATATTTCAGACCGTGCAAAGAAAGTCTTGGCTACGGCAGATGTAATTTTAGCCGAGGATACCCGCAGAACAGGTAAGCTGCTTACCGGACTTGATATTAAAGGTAACGGCTTTATAAGTCTTCATGATCATAACGAAGAAAAACGTATAGCAAAGGTGCTCGAATTTTTTGACGAGGGCGGAAGCGCCGCGCTTGTATCTGATGCTGGAACACCGCTCATGAGTGATCCCGGTTACCGGCTTGTTAAAGCTTGCCGCGAGCATGGCGTGAAAATAGTTCCTGTACCCGGGCCATGTGCACCTGTTACAGCCTTAAGTGCTTGTGGTCTTCCTCCTTATCCATTTGTCTTTCTGGGATTTATGCCTCGTAAAGACGGACACATGACAAAACTTTTGGAAACGCACGGAGCAACAGGAGCTACAATAGTTTTTTTTGAGCGTAAATCCAGACTTCGTGAAACTCTGGAAGTCGCTTACAGGGTGCTTGGAGACAGAGAATTTGCTATATGCCGCGAGCTGACTAAAGACTATGAAGAGTTTATATCAGGGACTTTATCCGGCCATGCAGATGTTTCTGATGAGCTGAGAGGTGAGATAACAGTTGTGGTTGGACCACCGATTATAAGTGGCCCGGCAAGCGAAGAAGAAATATTCCGTCTCATTGATGAAGAAATGCTGTCTGGTGAAAAGCCGAAAGTGGTAGCTAGAAACGTTGCTGATCGTGTTCAGGGGTGGACAGCCAAAGCTGTCTATGAAAAAGTGACTGAAAGAAAAACAAATAGTTAG
- a CDS encoding PTS system mannose/fructose/sorbose family transporter subunit IID: MNEKVKVKNSLGLAFVRCFLRSYFVGAGFNTRGLQNIGFSYAMQPGLEALYSDPLELSRARKRYVKHYNSHPFWAPLLIAIFLAVEIQIKDGKFPVAFLNKVKNTTSYTLSAIGDSVFAGSALIFWALATISLLLAGNTTAAMLLGLISFVALQIFKVYIFWSGLHKGLGFLSELKKWNLINLGERLKFVNAFVLLLIWIQLWPSDMGIFQWYGGTAILGSLGWLIATGKISREIVAVLFFVVSVFLINLL; encoded by the coding sequence GTGAATGAAAAAGTGAAAGTGAAAAATTCTCTTGGCCTGGCTTTTGTCAGGTGTTTTCTTCGCAGTTATTTTGTAGGGGCGGGGTTCAATACTCGCGGATTGCAGAATATCGGATTCTCTTACGCCATGCAGCCCGGACTTGAAGCGCTCTATTCAGATCCTCTGGAGTTATCCAGAGCACGTAAACGGTATGTTAAGCATTATAACTCACATCCGTTTTGGGCTCCATTGTTGATAGCTATTTTTTTGGCGGTGGAAATACAGATTAAAGACGGTAAATTCCCAGTCGCTTTTTTGAATAAAGTAAAAAATACTACCAGCTATACACTTTCTGCTATAGGTGATTCTGTCTTTGCTGGAAGTGCTCTGATTTTTTGGGCTTTGGCAACGATCTCTTTATTGCTTGCTGGTAATACTACGGCGGCTATGCTACTCGGTTTAATATCGTTTGTGGCATTGCAAATATTTAAAGTGTATATTTTCTGGTCTGGATTGCATAAGGGACTAGGATTTTTGAGTGAACTGAAAAAATGGAATTTGATTAATTTAGGTGAACGCTTGAAATTTGTTAATGCGTTTGTTCTTCTGTTAATCTGGATTCAGTTGTGGCCTTCAGATATGGGTATTTTTCAGTGGTATGGCGGAACTGCGATACTGGGATCGCTAGGGTGGCTTATTGCAACCGGAAAGATCTCCAGAGAAATCGTTGCGGTACTTTTTTTTGTAGTAAGTGTGTTTTTGATAAATTTATTGTAA
- a CDS encoding HPr family phosphocarrier protein, whose amino-acid sequence MIDNSALREGSPNSETAVARTVIVVNQLGLHARPAAQLAQEAQNFQAEIAILCDSQEVDAKSILDILTLAAAQGSTLELRAEGVDAVEALDCLEGLFKSKFGEDK is encoded by the coding sequence ATGATTGATAATAGCGCGCTGCGTGAAGGTTCTCCAAATTCGGAAACCGCTGTAGCCCGGACTGTTATTGTAGTTAACCAATTAGGACTGCATGCTCGGCCTGCGGCTCAACTTGCTCAGGAAGCTCAAAATTTTCAGGCTGAGATCGCAATTTTGTGTGATTCTCAGGAAGTGGATGCTAAAAGCATTCTTGATATTTTGACGCTCGCCGCAGCACAGGGAAGTACTCTTGAACTTAGAGCTGAAGGTGTTGATGCCGTAGAAGCTCTCGATTGTCTGGAAGGGTTGTTTAAATCAAAATTCGGCGAGGATAAGTAA
- the ptsP gene encoding phosphoenolpyruvate--protein phosphotransferase, giving the protein MAREVVTGISVSTGIAIGKAYFLNRSISSNLPRQTVPEHMVAGEKERLVYAFTEAVKELAAVRLKVPAELKEHQLIIDSHLMMLKDPKLSKSAIKYIDDLCINAEWALDKAVNDLEKAFGVLEDKYIRERMQDVSQVAQRVQAKLIGGEAILSPIEGRAVLMAHDLSPADTIELEINKLMAFVTTLGGKTSHTGILARTLNIPALVGAEKLENSVVDGDLVIVDGLSGKIIVDPDEEELEHYHNLQSQFETYQGTIIRSCQLPAETEDGYRVQVLANIELSEEVSAVINNGGEGIGLFRTEYAYLNRSDLPDEEELAEKYIELATIMSPRKVVLRTLDLGADKFMSYFGPLDEANPAMGLRAIRFCLKHKDLFHTQLRAILRASTCGNVSVMFPMISGLKEIHQAKDALERAKVELTAEGIDYDHDMQVGIMIELPAAVMIAEILAQEVDFFSIGTNDLIQYSIGIDRTNPHVSYLYQPLHPAIVRSIKYVVDAGHRAGIGVSLCGEVASDPYCVPILMGMQIDSLSLTPQAIPGIKRILRQLRMPECKQLLKEVLHCRTVAQINKLVTKNIYKKYPEELMFFASLLDNDDIAG; this is encoded by the coding sequence ATGGCCAGAGAAGTCGTTACCGGTATTTCCGTTTCAACTGGCATTGCCATAGGTAAAGCCTATTTTTTGAATCGCAGCATCTCTTCCAACTTGCCTCGGCAGACTGTGCCGGAGCATATGGTTGCCGGAGAAAAAGAGCGACTTGTCTACGCCTTTACTGAAGCTGTTAAAGAGTTGGCGGCCGTGCGACTGAAAGTCCCGGCAGAATTAAAAGAGCATCAGTTGATTATTGATTCACATTTAATGATGCTTAAGGATCCGAAACTCTCTAAGTCTGCAATTAAATATATTGATGATCTTTGTATCAATGCTGAATGGGCTCTGGATAAAGCTGTAAATGACCTTGAAAAAGCTTTCGGGGTTCTGGAAGATAAATATATTCGAGAACGCATGCAGGACGTTAGTCAGGTTGCCCAGAGGGTTCAGGCTAAGCTTATTGGTGGAGAAGCGATTCTAAGCCCAATTGAGGGGCGCGCAGTGCTTATGGCACATGATCTTAGTCCTGCTGATACTATTGAGCTTGAAATTAATAAGCTGATGGCTTTTGTAACAACTCTAGGCGGTAAAACTTCACACACCGGTATTTTAGCTCGTACACTTAATATTCCTGCTTTGGTGGGTGCTGAGAAACTTGAAAATTCTGTTGTGGACGGTGACCTTGTAATTGTAGACGGTCTTTCAGGTAAGATTATTGTTGATCCTGATGAAGAGGAGCTAGAGCATTATCATAACTTGCAAAGCCAGTTTGAAACTTATCAGGGCACGATTATAAGGAGCTGTCAGCTTCCTGCTGAAACTGAAGACGGGTACAGGGTTCAGGTTTTAGCTAATATAGAACTTTCGGAAGAAGTTTCAGCTGTTATTAATAACGGCGGTGAAGGGATCGGGCTGTTCAGAACAGAGTATGCATATTTGAACCGAAGCGATCTTCCTGACGAAGAAGAGCTAGCTGAAAAATATATTGAACTTGCCACGATAATGTCTCCTCGTAAGGTTGTTTTAAGAACTCTTGATCTCGGCGCAGATAAATTTATGTCTTATTTTGGGCCGCTTGATGAGGCGAATCCTGCAATGGGACTTAGAGCTATAAGATTTTGTTTGAAGCATAAAGACCTTTTTCACACGCAGCTGAGAGCTATTTTGCGGGCCAGTACGTGTGGCAATGTTTCAGTCATGTTTCCTATGATTTCCGGGCTTAAAGAAATTCATCAGGCAAAAGATGCTTTGGAACGTGCTAAGGTTGAACTGACGGCAGAAGGTATTGATTATGATCATGACATGCAGGTAGGTATTATGATTGAACTTCCTGCTGCAGTTATGATTGCTGAGATTCTGGCCCAAGAAGTTGATTTTTTCAGTATTGGAACTAATGATTTGATCCAGTACAGTATCGGGATTGACCGTACTAATCCCCATGTTTCGTATCTGTATCAGCCTTTGCATCCGGCGATAGTTCGCTCTATCAAGTATGTTGTTGACGCAGGACACAGAGCAGGGATAGGCGTTAGCCTGTGCGGTGAAGTTGCTTCTGACCCCTATTGTGTACCTATCTTGATGGGTATGCAGATTGACAGTCTCAGCCTTACTCCGCAGGCAATTCCTGGCATTAAACGCATTTTGCGCCAGCTTAGAATGCCTGAATGCAAGCAGCTGTTAAAAGAGGTTTTGCACTGCCGAACTGTTGCACAAATTAATAAGCTTGTTACTAAAAATATTTATAAAAAATATCCGGAAGAACTAATGTTTTTTGCATCTCTTCTGGATAACGATGATATCGCAGGTTAA
- the smpB gene encoding SsrA-binding protein SmpB — protein sequence MAKAKKKSPSSIARNKIARRNYDFVDTLEAGLVLVGTEVKSLRQGQISFNDGYINFQDGEAWLIGIHIAPYDHAGHTQHDPDRPRKLLLHDYEIEKLQTKSEQKGLTVIPVSLYFSKGKIKLQIALAKGKNVHSRKEELKRRDIARDTARQLANY from the coding sequence ATGGCTAAAGCAAAAAAGAAAAGCCCTTCTTCCATTGCACGGAATAAGATTGCTCGTCGAAATTATGATTTTGTAGATACTTTGGAAGCAGGTCTTGTACTTGTGGGAACTGAGGTTAAATCTCTGCGTCAGGGGCAAATAAGCTTCAATGACGGGTATATTAATTTTCAAGACGGAGAAGCATGGCTGATAGGTATTCATATTGCTCCCTACGATCACGCAGGCCATACGCAGCATGATCCTGACCGTCCTCGTAAGCTGTTGCTGCATGATTATGAAATTGAAAAATTGCAGACAAAATCAGAGCAGAAAGGGCTGACAGTCATCCCCGTGAGCCTTTACTTTTCCAAAGGTAAGATTAAATTACAAATAGCACTGGCAAAAGGTAAAAATGTTCATAGCCGCAAGGAAGAGCTGAAGAGGCGTGATATAGCAAGAGACACGGCCCGCCAATTAGCTAACTATTAG
- a CDS encoding LysR family transcriptional regulator, whose translation MELYQIKTFVVVAGTGNLTRAAKHLHASQSTISLHIKSLEEELGVCLFLRTPKGMVPTPEGEALVKKAQDVLDSVEKMYAEALTLCGAVSGEARVGLQTSPVYLRTPQLIKCIKDNYPGLNLQFVQHQTWTMRREVAGRSVEGGFFYSVSPPAEVEGILLENTVLRVVGPASWRAKMENANWADLAKLPWIWTPSECSFSQKLNEKFHLLGLEASKSMIADSEDAHNTLVRSENGVTVMRDDEAREGEDSGSFYIWPGGHLEVGLYFGFHKQRKADPIVKALIDCVKKVWKPSVS comes from the coding sequence ATGGAACTATATCAGATTAAAACCTTTGTGGTAGTAGCAGGAACTGGTAATTTAACCAGAGCTGCGAAACACTTGCATGCTAGCCAGTCAACAATAAGCTTGCATATTAAATCTCTTGAAGAAGAGCTTGGTGTATGTCTTTTTTTGCGTACTCCAAAAGGTATGGTTCCTACTCCAGAAGGAGAAGCCCTTGTAAAAAAGGCTCAGGATGTTCTTGACTCAGTTGAAAAAATGTATGCTGAAGCCTTAACTCTTTGCGGGGCTGTTTCAGGAGAAGCTCGAGTCGGATTACAAACATCTCCAGTCTACTTAAGAACCCCTCAGCTTATTAAATGTATTAAAGATAATTATCCCGGTCTTAACCTACAATTTGTACAGCATCAGACATGGACAATGCGTCGGGAAGTTGCAGGTAGATCAGTCGAAGGCGGATTTTTTTATTCAGTATCCCCTCCTGCGGAAGTTGAAGGAATTCTTTTAGAGAACACGGTGCTTAGAGTTGTCGGTCCTGCTTCATGGCGGGCTAAAATGGAAAATGCCAACTGGGCTGATCTTGCAAAATTACCGTGGATCTGGACTCCTTCTGAGTGTTCATTCAGTCAAAAATTGAACGAAAAATTTCATCTTCTAGGTCTTGAAGCCAGTAAATCCATGATTGCAGACAGTGAAGACGCACATAATACATTGGTTAGATCTGAAAACGGTGTAACCGTTATGCGTGATGATGAAGCTCGTGAAGGTGAAGATTCAGGGTCATTTTACATCTGGCCCGGTGGGCACCTTGAAGTCGGATTGTATTTTGGGTTCCACAAGCAGCGAAAGGCTGATCCTATTGTGAAGGCGTTGATTGATTGTGTTAAAAAAGTCTGGAAGCCTTCAGTTTCTTAG